Proteins from a single region of Larus michahellis chromosome 13, bLarMic1.1, whole genome shotgun sequence:
- the LOC141750745 gene encoding uncharacterized protein LOC141750745 isoform X7: MAAPEDDSPGEFHVFIKTSTGSTRAVRVSLDDTVREVNAKLEAWDFFLSQEGGSLTYHRMCMEYDLALSRGRGRLIYNERYMKDDLTLRHYGIKPNCFLYHVELQGPGGTFRPRVSLQSGGGTLIAQSSVQSGGGTLIAQPSVQSGGGTLIAQPSVQSGGGTLIAQPSVQSGGGTFRPQFSLQGSGGTFRPQFSFRSGGGTLIAQSSGKAVSWSSLTTWCSEAGGAARWRVWDLNSLPGGLALRELVPDEASTSAEVSYDFGQFHSSLNMDSPWKGNCQDCLGEDLPEVTPRRIRDLLGHHTAYRAHLPGAGIFRCSITGLGFEVKSAVTVTYRYDTWTTHLSKADQEMWMPAGPLFHIEVQPGVVQAVRLPHFICLAEDVNTSLCSIAHFESGKMTLESPTRLMAFSAVLENPSFSALGVLWRKIRSAFCSLPVHSLVLIFQQLNAASTTLHLYLIPDDKSVKRAIEEQEVNWNSKLIPKPPPFRPLFLGRNYRVTSTKQAEITPEEHLPLCYKSPKKQQPFVEIYIADMGGGTRLRMTDTRDGTKVWKASLRSGDIDHSARVFKASSVTTTCCPAVFNVLSQPNLSRATTLHHRLLHLVLLTKGQIQEDTQAPQPQVQPS; the protein is encoded by the exons ATGGCGGCGCCCGAGGATGACAGCCCCGGCGAGTTCCACGTCTTCATTAAGACTTCGACAGGCAGCACACGCGCGGTGAGAGTGTCTCTGGATGACACCGTGCGGGAGGTTAACGCTAAGCTGGAAGCGTGGGACTTCTTCCTGAGCCAGGAAGGGGGAAGTCTGACCTACCATAGGATGTGCATGGAGTACGACCTGGCCCTGAGCCGCGGAAGGGGAAGGCTGATCTACAATGAGAGATACATGAAGGACGACCTGACCCTGCGACACTATGGAATCAAACCCAACTGCTTTTTGTACCATGTCGAAT TGCAAGGTCCTGGTGGAACTTTCAGACCTCGAGTTTCAC tTCAAAGTGGTGGTGGAACTTTAATAGCTCAGTCTTCAG tTCAAAGTGGTGGTGGAACTTTAATAGCTCAGCCTTCAG tTCAAAGTGGTGGTGGAACTTTAATAGCTCAGCCTTCAG tTCAAAGTGGTGGTGGAACTTTAATAGCTCAGCCTTCAG tTCAAAGTGGTGGTGGAACTTTCAGACCTCAATTTTCAC TGCAAGGTTCTGGTGGAACTTTCAGACCTCAATTTTCAT tTCGAAGTGGTGGTGGAACTTTAATAGCTCAGTCTTCAGGTAAGGCTGTGTCCTGGTCCTCGCTGACCACCTGGTGCAGTGAGGCTGGTGGAGCTGCGCGGTGGCGAGTGTGGGACCTCAACTCTCTGCCCGGTG GCTTAGCCCTAAGGGAGCTGGTGCCAGACGAGGCCTCGACGAGCGCGGAG GTGAGCTATGATTTTGGACAATTCCATAGCAGTCTAAACATGGACTCACCATGGAAGGGAAACTGCCAGGACTGCCTGGGGGAG GATCTTCCAGAAGTGACACCGAGGAGAATCCGTGACTTGCTGGGACACCACACTGCATACCG agcTCACCTCCCTGGTGCAGGCATCTTCCGGTGCTCCATCACAGGCCTCGGCTTCGAGGTGAAGTCAGCAGTGACCGTCACCTACAGATACGACACCTGGACCACGCACCTGAGCAAGGCTGACCAGGAAATGTGGATGCCTGCCGGACCCCTCTTCCACATCGAGGTGCAGCCCGGGGTTGTGCAGGCAGTGCGTCTCCCCCACTTCATCTGCCTGGCAG AAGATGTAAATACCAGCCTGTGCTCCATTGCCCACTTTGAGTCTGGGAAGATGACCCTGGAGAGTCCGACCAGACTGATGGCTTTCTCTGCCGTCCTGGAGAATCCCAGCTTCTCAGCGCTCGGGGTGCTTTGGAGGAAGATACGTTCAGCCTTCTGTTCACTCCCTGTGCACTCTTTGGTGTTGATCTTCCAGCAGCTCAATGCTGCAAGTACAACTCTTCACCTCTACCTGATCCCAGATGACAAGTCCGTGAAGCGG GCCATTGAAGAACAAGAAGTGAATTGGAATTCAAAGCTTATTCCCAAGCCTCCTCCATTCAGACCTCTGTTCTTGGGCCGCAATTACCGTGTGACCAGTACAAAGCAGGCAGAGATAACACCTGAA GAACACTTGCCACTTTGCTACAAGAGTCCAAAGAAACAGCAGCCCTTTGTTGAGATTTACATCGCGGACATGGGAGGGGGAACTAGGCTCCGCATGACAGACACGCGCGATGGCACTAAGGTCTGGAAGGCATCACTGAGATCAG gtgATATTGACCACTCTGCCCGTGTCTTCAAGGCCTCGTCAG TGACAACAACCTGCTGCCCAGCGGTTTTCAACGTATTGTCCCAGCCGAATCTCTCCAGGGCCACAACACTTCATCATCGCCTCTTGCATCTCGTCTTGCTGACAAAAGGCCAGATCCAAGAGGACACCCAGGCACCTCAGCCACAG
- the LOC141750745 gene encoding uncharacterized protein LOC141750745 isoform X5 → MAAPEDDSPGEFHVFIKTSTGSTRAVRVSLDDTVREVNAKLEAWDFFLSQEGGSLTYHRMCMEYDLALSRGRGRLIYNERYMKDDLTLRHYGIKPNCFLYHVELQGPGGTFRPRVSLQSGGGTLIAQSSVQSGGGTLIAQPSVQSGGGTLIAQPSVQSGGGTLIAQPSVQSGGGTFRPQFSLQGSGGTFRPQFSFRSGGGTLIAQSSGKAVSWSSLTTWCSEAGGAARWRVWDLNSLPGGLALRELVPDEASTSAEVSYDFGQFHSSLNMDSPWKGNCQDCLGEDLPEVTPRRIRDLLGHHTAYRAHLPGAGIFRCSITGLGFEVKSAVTVTYRYDTWTTHLSKADQEMWMPAGPLFHIEVQPGVVQAVRLPHFICLAEDVNTSLCSIAHFESGKMTLESPTRLMAFSAVLENPSFSALGVLWRKIRSAFCSLPVHSLVLIFQQLNAASTTLHLYLIPDDKSVKRAIEEQEVNWNSKLIPKPPPFRPLFLGRNYRVTSTKQAEITPEEHLPLCYKSPKKQQPFVEIYIADMGGGTRLRMTDTRDGTKVWKASLRSGDIDHSARVFKASSVTTTCCPAVFNVLSQPNLSRATTLHHRLLHLVLLTKGQIQEDTQAPQPQVEADRPGLLRHKFGNFSFILFPCHACGITTLAYSLPKSTRRGGWQTKARTSHGATALN, encoded by the exons ATGGCGGCGCCCGAGGATGACAGCCCCGGCGAGTTCCACGTCTTCATTAAGACTTCGACAGGCAGCACACGCGCGGTGAGAGTGTCTCTGGATGACACCGTGCGGGAGGTTAACGCTAAGCTGGAAGCGTGGGACTTCTTCCTGAGCCAGGAAGGGGGAAGTCTGACCTACCATAGGATGTGCATGGAGTACGACCTGGCCCTGAGCCGCGGAAGGGGAAGGCTGATCTACAATGAGAGATACATGAAGGACGACCTGACCCTGCGACACTATGGAATCAAACCCAACTGCTTTTTGTACCATGTCGAAT TGCAAGGTCCTGGTGGAACTTTCAGACCTCGAGTTTCAC tTCAAAGTGGTGGTGGAACTTTAATAGCTCAGTCTTCAG tTCAAAGTGGTGGTGGAACTTTAATAGCTCAGCCTTCAG tTCAAAGTGGTGGTGGAACTTTAATAGCTCAGCCTTCAG tTCAAAGTGGTGGTGGAACTTTAATAGCTCAGCCTTCAG tTCAAAGTGGTGGTGGAACTTTCAGACCTCAATTTTCAC TGCAAGGTTCTGGTGGAACTTTCAGACCTCAATTTTCAT tTCGAAGTGGTGGTGGAACTTTAATAGCTCAGTCTTCAGGTAAGGCTGTGTCCTGGTCCTCGCTGACCACCTGGTGCAGTGAGGCTGGTGGAGCTGCGCGGTGGCGAGTGTGGGACCTCAACTCTCTGCCCGGTG GCTTAGCCCTAAGGGAGCTGGTGCCAGACGAGGCCTCGACGAGCGCGGAG GTGAGCTATGATTTTGGACAATTCCATAGCAGTCTAAACATGGACTCACCATGGAAGGGAAACTGCCAGGACTGCCTGGGGGAG GATCTTCCAGAAGTGACACCGAGGAGAATCCGTGACTTGCTGGGACACCACACTGCATACCG agcTCACCTCCCTGGTGCAGGCATCTTCCGGTGCTCCATCACAGGCCTCGGCTTCGAGGTGAAGTCAGCAGTGACCGTCACCTACAGATACGACACCTGGACCACGCACCTGAGCAAGGCTGACCAGGAAATGTGGATGCCTGCCGGACCCCTCTTCCACATCGAGGTGCAGCCCGGGGTTGTGCAGGCAGTGCGTCTCCCCCACTTCATCTGCCTGGCAG AAGATGTAAATACCAGCCTGTGCTCCATTGCCCACTTTGAGTCTGGGAAGATGACCCTGGAGAGTCCGACCAGACTGATGGCTTTCTCTGCCGTCCTGGAGAATCCCAGCTTCTCAGCGCTCGGGGTGCTTTGGAGGAAGATACGTTCAGCCTTCTGTTCACTCCCTGTGCACTCTTTGGTGTTGATCTTCCAGCAGCTCAATGCTGCAAGTACAACTCTTCACCTCTACCTGATCCCAGATGACAAGTCCGTGAAGCGG GCCATTGAAGAACAAGAAGTGAATTGGAATTCAAAGCTTATTCCCAAGCCTCCTCCATTCAGACCTCTGTTCTTGGGCCGCAATTACCGTGTGACCAGTACAAAGCAGGCAGAGATAACACCTGAA GAACACTTGCCACTTTGCTACAAGAGTCCAAAGAAACAGCAGCCCTTTGTTGAGATTTACATCGCGGACATGGGAGGGGGAACTAGGCTCCGCATGACAGACACGCGCGATGGCACTAAGGTCTGGAAGGCATCACTGAGATCAG gtgATATTGACCACTCTGCCCGTGTCTTCAAGGCCTCGTCAG TGACAACAACCTGCTGCCCAGCGGTTTTCAACGTATTGTCCCAGCCGAATCTCTCCAGGGCCACAACACTTCATCATCGCCTCTTGCATCTCGTCTTGCTGACAAAAGGCCAGATCCAAGAGGACACCCAGGCACCTCAGCCACAGGTTGAAGCAGATAGGCCTGGCTTGCTTAGACACAAATTTGGAAATTTcagctttattctttttccttgccACGCGTGTGGAATCACCACGCTGGCCTACAGCCTGCCCAAGAGTACCAGGAGAGGGGGGTGGCAGACAAAAGCAAGGACAAGTCACGGGGCAACAGCTCTCAACTGA